In Chryseobacterium sp., the genomic window TGTAATTATTATTAAAAATTGTTATTATTATATTAATAGGTACTGGTTACTGAAAACCTCTCCCTGGTTTTTTTCAAAAGACACCGTATTCCGTTTTATGAATTTGGATACTGGATATTTTGAAAAAATTATTTCTTGTTTCTTAAACTTACAGCATTCTGAATGTAATCTTTCATGAATGTTTGATAGGTTTCACTACGGGAATCATACGTCCTATCAGCTTTTGAATATTCTTCAAATCAGAAAGTTCATCATCATCACAAAATGAAATAGCAGTTCCCTGTGCACCGGCTCTTCCGGTTCTTCCGATCCGATGGACGTAAGTTTCAGGAATATTAGGCAGTTCATAATTGACCACATGCGGCAGTTCATCTATATCAATTCCCCTTGCGGCAAGATCAGTAGCCACTAAAACTCGGATTTTATTATTTTTAAAATCATCCAATGCTTTTTGTCTTGCTGCCTGAGATTTGTTTCCGTGGATAGCGGCTGCATCAATTCCTGTACTTTCCAATTGTCTGGCAAGTTCATTTGCACCATGCTTCGTGCGGGTAAAAACCAGCGAACGTAAAATGGATTCATCCTGGAGTACACTGATCAGCAAGTCCACTTTATCTCTTTTTTCAACAAAATATACTGATTGCTGAATGGTTTGTGCCGTTGATGATACCGGAGTAATAGTAATCTCTTCAGGATTGTTTAATATGGTGTCTGCAAATTTCCTTATCACTGCCGGCATGGTTGCGGAGAAGAATAATGTCTGTCTCTTTTGAGGAATCCTTTTCAGCACATTTTTTACATCATTGATAAATCCAAGGTCAAGCATTCTGTCTGCTTCATCCAGTACAAATATTTCAATTTTAGAAAGATCAATATGTCTTTCGGCGACTAAATCCAGCAGCCTTCCGGGAGTTGCCACCAGAATATCCACTCTTTTTCTTAGAGCAGCAAGCTGGCTTCCTGCTGAAACTCCACCAAAAATCGAAAGTTGTGATAATGGCAGATACTTACTGTAGACTTTAAAGCTCTCTTCAATTTGTATTGCCAATTCCCGTGTTGGAGTGAGTATTAACGTCCGTATTTCGTTATGATCAGGGGTATGTTTTTTCAGTAATTGCAGAATAGGCATAGCGAATGCAGCTGTTTTTCCTGTTCCCGTCTGTGCGCATCCTATAATGTCTTTTCCTGCTAAAATATGGGGAATGGCAGTATACTGTATTTCCGTAGGTTTAGAATATCCTGCTTCTGTAACAGCACGTATGATTGGATTGATTAAATTTAAATTTTTAAAACTCATTGTAAAATTTCCCGGGTTCCCTGTATTTTGGTATATTTATAAAGGATAAATAAAGGAAGAATGCTCTTTTCTATTCATCATTTTATTTGCTTTAACTATCGCAATAACATATTTACACTGAAATATGATTGATGAGCCTGCAATGACGTATCGCTCCTACTGTAAAATAGGACTTTTAAAACCCTACATTTTTAAAAAATGATTCTAAGGTTAAAAATTGGGCAGCTGAAAAAGCAAAACTGGAAAAGAAAATTGTGATTTTAAACTATTACAGAATAGCAAAGGCAGAAACCTATTTTATTAATGCTCTGCAAATGTACAATAAAATAATGGAATACTGGCTTGTTTAATTGATTGATTATCAAAAATATATTCGTAGCTTTCGCACATAACTGAATTGTTTGCTTGGCGCGGATGATTTTTAGCTCCAACCTTATGCAAACTCCCTTCCCTATTACTGATCCGCATTCCAAGACCCTGGAATCCCATTCTGCACCCCATGTAAGAATTGCCTATTTTATTATGGTACACCATAAATTTGAGGTATTCAAAGCCATGTTTCAGAAAATTTATACAAGAGATCAGTTCTATCTGATCCATATTGACCGGAAAGCCAGCATAGAAATAACGGAAGAAATCCAATTGTATGCAGTGCAATTTCCCAATGTGTATCTTCTGGAAAGCATGAATATTGTCTCAGGGGGATTCAGTATGATCCAGGCAGAACTTGATGCCATGGAATTCATGCTTAATGTAAGCCTTGAATGGGATTATTTCATTAATTTAAGCGGTGAAGATTACCCTCTCAAATCACAAAATATCATCCGGAAGTTTCTTACGGTCAATAACGGGAGAAACTATCTTTTCTACTATGACCAGAAGTTTTACAGGCCTGACACCCTTCAAAGAATACAAAATCATTTTACCGAATTATCTTACAAGATCTCCTCATTTATTTATAAAAGAGAATTCATGAAAGGAGTAACCCCTTATATTGGTGAAAAGTGGTTCATTCTTACCAGAGAAACCTGTCTGTTTATGACCAATAACAAAAAAGTGATGGATTTTGAAGACTATTATCTTCACACCTTTTTACCGGCTGAATCATTTTTTCAGACAGTTCTTATGAATACATCTTTTAATGACATTATTGTGAATGATGATAAAAGAGCCATTATCGGGAAAACTTTTTTTAACAGAAAACAATACGTCAATACCTTAATTGAATTTCTTAAATCCAGCAATCATCTTTTTATCAGAAAAGTAAATCATAAAACAGATGAAAGTATCCTGAACTATATCAGTGAAAGCTATGACCTTGCTTTGCCGGATATTGATGAAGTGGAGCGGGAACTTAAAATAAACACCTGGCAAAATAATTGACCTGTATACGCAGATAAACTCCATTATTTTCTGATCTGAAATAAAAATGAATTATTTGTTTACTGCTATTCAAAATAAAAACCTCTGAAAATCAAAAGATTTCAGAGGTTTTTTGTACCCAGGACCGGGATCGAACCGGTACTCCTAAGAACTGGTGTTTGAGACCAGCGCGTCTACCAATTCCGCCACCTGGGCTTGATGTTTGTTTCAAATTGGTGTGCAAATATAGAAACTTTTTTCAATGTTCAAAAGCTTTTTGAAGAAAAAAAATTAAAAATTTATTTCCAAACCATCGTAGGCAAGGTGAATTCCGGCTGGAAGCAGCTTATCTTCAACGTCATGCAGCCCCAAATGATGGCTGATATGAGTTAAAAATAATTTTTTAGGGGTAAGCTCTTCAAACAGCTTGATTACATCCGGGAGGATAAAATGGGCAGGATGTGGATCAAATTTCCTGATACAGTTTAAAATCAGGACATCCAAATTCTTGAGTTTTTCCTTTTCCTTATCCGAAATAAAACCGGCATCCGTAATATAGGCCAGGTTGTTGAACTTATATCCAAACACAGTAATTTTATAATGAATGACTTCAACAGGGGTGATTTCCGTGTCCAAAACAGTGAACGGTTTATTTTCAATCTCATGAAGATCGAAAGCAGGAGCTCCCGGATATCTTACATCTGCAAATGCATAAGGAAAACGTTTCTTGATTTCATGGGCCACTCTTGAATAACAGTAGAGTGGAACATCTTTTCCGCTTTTAAAAATTAACGGACGCATATCATCAAGCCCGATCACATGATCGTTATGTTCATGGGTAATCAAGGCAATATCTACGTTGTGTTCGTGATTGAGAAGCATCTGCTGTCTGAAATCCGGACCGCAGTCTACCAGTATTTTTTTATTTTCCTCCGTAGTAATCATTACGGAAGAGCGAAAACGTTTGTCTTTGGGATTTTCGGAAGTACACACTTCACATGTACAGCCTATAACGGGCACACCTTGGGAAGTACCGGTTCCTAAAAATTTCAACTTCATTTTGTTTTGAGGTTGGTTTAATTTTGGTAAATTTACAAAAAATTTCACGTCCTAATGTATCAGAAACTAACTCCTAAACAAAAAGCATTAACAATTAATCTAGATCCTACTATTTATGGTACTTTCGCAGAAATTGGAGCAGGGCAGGAGACTGTTCGTCACTTTTTTAGAGCAGGGGGAGCTTCCGGTACGATTGCTAAAGCCATGTCTGCTTACGACAAAGATTTTAGTGATGCTATCTACGGAAAAGAGGTAAAAAACAGGTATGTTACCCAAAACAGACTTCGTAAAATGCTCCGTTATGAAGTGGCATTGATTGAAGAAAGAATTTCAAGGGATAATAATCCGGATAGAAAATTCTTTTCGTATGCCAATACAGTAACCACTATTAACTTTGACAAGACAGTAAAGGGCCATGGCTGGGTAGGAATCCGTTTTCAGACCAAAGAAAATGAAGATTACAATGAAATTGTTATTCACGTAAAGTTTAAAGAAAATGATGCTACCTTACAACAGGAAACTTTAGGAAACCTGGGGGTAAACCTTATTTTCGGAGCTTTTAATTACTATGATAACCCGAGAACACTGGTAGAATCCTTATACGATGATGTAGCAAAAGACAACCTGGAAATTGATATGATTGATTTCAGCGGACCTGCTTTTTCCTATGTTGACAATAGGCTGATGTCATTGCAACTTGTGAAACACGGAATGACCGATGCGGTGATCTTCAACTCTCAGGGGAACAATATGCTTCCTGCAGATGTATTGTACAAAAAAAATATTTTTGCGGTAAGAGGAAGTTTCAGACCGGTTACGAAAGTGAATATTGATATGCTTAAGAACGGTATGGATATGTTTTTCAAAGATGCGATCTGTACCCATGAAGAAACTGAGGTTCTTATAGAAATTACGATTTCCAATCTTAGAGCAGACGGGGATATAGATGAAAGGGATTTTCTGGATAGGGTGGATATTTTGGGAAAACTGGGATATACCGTTATTATTTCAAACTTCTCAGAATATTACAGGCTGATCGATTATTTTGCATCTTATACCGGTGGAAATATCGGAGTGGCAATGGGTGTAAACAACCTGTTAATGGTATTCGATGAGAAATACTATAAAAACTTATCAGGGGGAATCCTGGAAGCTTTCGGTAAATTTTTCCGAAACGGGATGAGAGTCTATCTATACCCTTATAAAGATCCTGAAACCCATATGCTATTGGATTCTTCGAACCTTAAAGTGGAGGAAAATCTGAAAGAGTTATATAAATATTTCAAACACAACAACCGTATTGTAGATATTACCAATTATAACCCTGAGTTTTTGGAAATCTATTCAAGAGAAATATTAAGGAAAATAGCATGTTGTGTGAAAGGCTGGGAAACTCAGGTTCAGGAAGGCGTTGCAGAAATGATCAAAGAGCGTGGAATGTTTGGCTATAAAGAAGAACTTTCCCTAAAACAATTCTCTTAAAAATAAATAAAATGTCAGAATTAAAGAAAAGGCTTTCCTCAATTCTTGAAAGTCCTAAACATAATACAGAAGAAAAACTTCAGAAAGTTTGCCACCTTTTGGACCAGGAGATCTCTTATTTCAACTGGACAGGATTCTATTTTAAAAATGGAGATAAGGAAGAGCTGATCCTGGGCCCCTACGTAGGAGCTCCTACCGATCATACCATCATTCCTTATGGAAAAGGGATTTGCGGGCAGGTTGCCGTTTCCAACGAGACTTTCGTTGTTCCGGATGTACATGAAGAAAGCAATTACTTAAGCTGCTCCATCGATACAAAAGCAGAAATTGTGGTTCCGATCTTCAAAGACGGAAAAAACATCGGGCAGATTGATATTGACTCTCATACGATAGATCCTTTCACAGCCGAAGACAGAGAGCTGTTGGAATGGCTTTGTAACGAAGTTTCTAAGATTTTGTAATTAAAATCTTGTGATCATAAACATAAGCTCCGGTATTTTGCCGGAGTTTTTTTATGGATTGATCTGATGCGCTTAGAGCTTTACTAAATAAAAATCTTTGATTTTTAAAACTTAAGTGTTCTTCTCAACATTTTGTATGATACCTTAAAAAACTCAAGTGTTTTAAACCTTTTGTGACTTTTGTGGTTAGAACTTTTTACCCAGTCGGATTACTCAGATCAGACAGATTTAAATAATATACTAAATAAAAATCTTTGATTTTTAAAACTTAGGTATTCTTCTCAACAGTCTGTATGAAAACTTAAAAAACTTAAGTGTTTAAAAACTTTTGTGACTTTGTGGTTTAGAATTATTCCCCAGTCGGATTAAACAGATCATACAGATTTAAATAATATACTAAATAAAAATCTTTGATTTTTAAAACTTAAGTGTTCTTCTCAACAGTCTGTATAAAAACTTAAAAAACTTAAGTGTTTAAAAACTTTTGTGACTTTTGTGGTTAGAACTTTTACCCAGTCAGATTACTCAGATCATACAGATTTAAATAATATACTAAATAAAAATCTTTGATTTTTAAAACTAATGTGTTCTTCTCAACAGTCTGTATGAAAACTTAAAAAACTTAAGTGTTTAAAAACTTTTGTGACTTTGTGGTTTAGAATTATTCCCCAGTCGGATTACTCAGATCAGACAGATTTAAATAATATACTAAATAAAAATCTTTGATTTTTTTAAAACTTAGGTTTTCTTCTCAACAGTCTGTATGAAAACTTAAAAAACTTAAGTGTTTAAAAACTTTTGTGACTTTTGTGGTTTAGAATTATTCCCCAGTCGGATTAATCCCCTTTTCAATTGGTGTAATCAAAATCAGAGCTTCATCAAGTGGATCTCAGCCAGTAATTCTTTAAAGTAATTTTCACATTTTGCAATGTGGGTACCGTACCAGGAAAATGCTTCACCATCCACGATGATCATCTTTTTATCTGGATAAAATTCTCTTAATTCTTCAATATGTTTTTCTCTAAATGGAAAAGGTTCCGAAGAAAGCATAACCACCTCAGCATCTGCCAGATCTTCAGTTTGAATTTCAGGATAACGGGTTTGGTTTTTGAAGATATTCTCAAAACCTATTTCCGATAGAATCCGGTGAATAAAAGTGTCATTGCCAATAGTCATATAGGGATTTTTCCAGATAAGGTAGGCTGCCTTTACAGGAGTTTCAAGCTTTGCCTGATTGAGGATATCATAGATCTTCAGATTGAAAAACTGTGCTCTATCTTCTTTACCCAGCAATATTCCGAGGGTTTTAAGAAGATAATAATTGTCTTCAATGGTTTCTACATGAGTCACGATCACTTTGAAATCATCCATCAGGGCTTCTACCTGTTCTTTATTATTTTCTTCTTTATTGGCCAGGATAAGATCGGGTTGTAAAGCTTTGATTTTATCAATATTGATGTTTTTTGTGCCGCCAATCACCGCTACGTTCTTTATTTTATCCTGTGGGTGAATACAGAATTTTGTTCTGCCCACAATTTCATTTTCAGTAAGTCCAAGGTCAAATAAAGCCTCAGTGATAGAGGGTACGAGAGAAACGATTTTCATATTGGCATGTTAGATGATGCCTAAAATTACAAAAGTTTTCCGGTTAAGAAAAGTCCGGCTACCGTAAAATAAATAATAAGTCCCGTAACGTCTACTAATGTTGCTACAAAAGGAGCAGAAGAAGTAGCGGGATCCAGGTTTAATTTCTTTAAGACAAAAGGGATCATAGAACCTGATAAGGTTCCCCATAATACAATGGCAATCAGGGATATGGAAACGCTTAATCCTACGTATACCCAGTATTGTCCATAATCGAAAAGCCCGATCTGTTGCCACAGCATAATCCTGATAAACCCGATCGCTCCCAATATCGCTCCCAGACATATTCCGGAAATAATTTCTTTCCGCATGACATACCACCAGTCTTTCAATCCGATTTCCTGAAGGGCCATCGCACGAATAATAAGGGTGGCTGCCTGGGATCCGGAATTTCCCCCACTGGATATAATCAAAGGAACGAATAAGGCAAGGACTACTGCTTTTTCAATTTCTTTATCAAAATACCCCATTGCTGAAGCGGTAAGCATTTCTGAAACGAAAAGAATAATTAACCAGGTTGCCCTTTTTTTGATCATTTCTGTCCATGAGGTCTGGGTGTAGGGAAGATCCAAAGCTTCCAATCCCCCGAACTTCTGGATATCTTCTGTATTCTGCTGTTCAATTTGATCAAGAATATCATCAATTGTTACAATTCCTACCAGGACACCGGCTTCCGTAATGATGGGAAGGGCACCGCGGTCATACTTTTCAAAATAGGTTACCGCATCCTCTTTTGAGGTTGTAGTGGTAATCGCCACAAAATGATTGTCGGTGATATCCGAAACCAAAGTGTCTTCTTCTTCCAGCAGCAAAGTTCCGATCGCAAGGTCATCAATGAGACGGTTTCTTTCATCCACTACATACAGGTAGTTCATGGTTTCCACCTTTCTTCCTACTTTTTTGATTTGCTGAAGACATCTTTTTACGGTCCATTCTTTACGGATCTGAATATAATAGGGAGTCATCAGACGGGCAATAGAGTCTGAATTGTAGCCTAACAGCTTCAGTGCAATCCTTCTTTCCTGTGGATTAAGGTGATTGATCGAATACTTGATAAGTTCGTCCGGGAAGTCCTCGAAAAGAGCTGTTCTGTCATCCGGAGTCATGGCATTCAGAATCTCAGAAACTTCGTCGCTTCCGATACTTCTGATGGTATCTTCCTGGAAATCAGGGTCAAGGTGGGAAAAAACTTCTGCTTTATACTCTTTCGGAACTTTCAAAAACGCGAGCAGCCTCTCGTCAGCAGGAAGTTCGCTGAGAGTTTCGGCAATATCGGCAGGATTGAAGATAAGTTCGTCTCTAGAGTTCAAAACGTGAAATTTTTGGATATGCAAAAATAATTCAAATTTTTAAGACTATGCAACAAACTGGCAAAATTAAGGATTAATTAAAGTTTGGTGTCTCAGTATAAGAACGAAAAACATCCGCCGAAACGGATGTTCAAAAAATTAAATTTTAAATTCCAATATCCTTATTATTAGGAAAGTGGTTCACATTCCGGAGTAGGAGAGAACATGCACATTCCGCCTGTACAGCATTGAAACGGATCACATTGTGAGCTTTCACTGCACTTTTTGATGATTCCGCTGCCTTTGATCTCTCTTTGTTCTTGTCTGCTCAGCTTTTTTAAATATTGAGTTTTCATGGTGACGCGTTTTAAATAGTAATGCTTGGTTTATTCTTCCATACAGATATATTCCATACAAACACCTTTACAGCATGATCCGAAAGTGCATGGGCTGGTTTCACTACAAGATTTGATCGGACCGCCGGCACCCTTGATTTGTTTTGCTGACTCTCTGCTGAGTTTCTTTAGATTTTTCATATAATTTAGATTTTAATGTGTAACTAAAATAATAATATTTTTTCAATTATTCCTTATATGGTGAAAATATTTTATTGAAAATCAATATTTGCATTAATTATTTTCTTAATAGCCATAAAAAAGCACCTGCTGAAAAACAAGTGCCTGAGTCTATTGTTATTGGAATTAATCCAACATACAAGGGTTTAATACGCATACATTTTGGCAGCATGCGCCACCTGGACATTCAAAGGAATAATTACATCTTTTAATGATTCCGCTTCCTTTGATTTCTTTTTGCTCTTCTCTGCTGAGTTTCTTTAAATTTTTCATAGTATTCAATTGTTAATAAGATAGATTTTTTAAAATTCCATACAGATGAATGGTGAACAGATACCATTACAGCACCATCCTACAGTACACGGCCTTTGCTCGCTGCATCTTTCAATAGCTCCGCCGTTGATCTGCTTTGATGCTTCTCTGCTGAGTTTCTTTAGATTTTTCATATGATTTAGATTTTAATGTTTCACTAAAATAATAAATAATTTTCAATTATTCATCTATTAGTGAAAATATTTTACTGTAAATCAAGGTATTAATGTTAATATTAT contains:
- a CDS encoding TonB-dependent receptor, which codes for MYQKLTPKQKALTINLDPTIYGTFAEIGAGQETVRHFFRAGGASGTIAKAMSAYDKDFSDAIYGKEVKNRYVTQNRLRKMLRYEVALIEERISRDNNPDRKFFSYANTVTTINFDKTVKGHGWVGIRFQTKENEDYNEIVIHVKFKENDATLQQETLGNLGVNLIFGAFNYYDNPRTLVESLYDDVAKDNLEIDMIDFSGPAFSYVDNRLMSLQLVKHGMTDAVIFNSQGNNMLPADVLYKKNIFAVRGSFRPVTKVNIDMLKNGMDMFFKDAICTHEETEVLIEITISNLRADGDIDERDFLDRVDILGKLGYTVIISNFSEYYRLIDYFASYTGGNIGVAMGVNNLLMVFDEKYYKNLSGGILEAFGKFFRNGMRVYLYPYKDPETHMLLDSSNLKVEENLKELYKYFKHNNRIVDITNYNPEFLEIYSREILRKIACCVKGWETQVQEGVAEMIKERGMFGYKEELSLKQFS
- a CDS encoding beta-1,6-N-acetylglucosaminyltransferase, with translation MQTPFPITDPHSKTLESHSAPHVRIAYFIMVHHKFEVFKAMFQKIYTRDQFYLIHIDRKASIEITEEIQLYAVQFPNVYLLESMNIVSGGFSMIQAELDAMEFMLNVSLEWDYFINLSGEDYPLKSQNIIRKFLTVNNGRNYLFYYDQKFYRPDTLQRIQNHFTELSYKISSFIYKREFMKGVTPYIGEKWFILTRETCLFMTNNKKVMDFEDYYLHTFLPAESFFQTVLMNTSFNDIIVNDDKRAIIGKTFFNRKQYVNTLIEFLKSSNHLFIRKVNHKTDESILNYISESYDLALPDIDEVERELKINTWQNN
- the mgtE gene encoding magnesium transporter, with translation MNSRDELIFNPADIAETLSELPADERLLAFLKVPKEYKAEVFSHLDPDFQEDTIRSIGSDEVSEILNAMTPDDRTALFEDFPDELIKYSINHLNPQERRIALKLLGYNSDSIARLMTPYYIQIRKEWTVKRCLQQIKKVGRKVETMNYLYVVDERNRLIDDLAIGTLLLEEEDTLVSDITDNHFVAITTTTSKEDAVTYFEKYDRGALPIITEAGVLVGIVTIDDILDQIEQQNTEDIQKFGGLEALDLPYTQTSWTEMIKKRATWLIILFVSEMLTASAMGYFDKEIEKAVVLALFVPLIISSGGNSGSQAATLIIRAMALQEIGLKDWWYVMRKEIISGICLGAILGAIGFIRIMLWQQIGLFDYGQYWVYVGLSVSISLIAIVLWGTLSGSMIPFVLKKLNLDPATSSAPFVATLVDVTGLIIYFTVAGLFLTGKLL
- a CDS encoding GAF domain-containing protein: MSELKKRLSSILESPKHNTEEKLQKVCHLLDQEISYFNWTGFYFKNGDKEELILGPYVGAPTDHTIIPYGKGICGQVAVSNETFVVPDVHEESNYLSCSIDTKAEIVVPIFKDGKNIGQIDIDSHTIDPFTAEDRELLEWLCNEVSKIL
- a CDS encoding MBL fold metallo-hydrolase: MKLKFLGTGTSQGVPVIGCTCEVCTSENPKDKRFRSSVMITTEENKKILVDCGPDFRQQMLLNHEHNVDIALITHEHNDHVIGLDDMRPLIFKSGKDVPLYCYSRVAHEIKKRFPYAFADVRYPGAPAFDLHEIENKPFTVLDTEITPVEVIHYKITVFGYKFNNLAYITDAGFISDKEKEKLKNLDVLILNCIRKFDPHPAHFILPDVIKLFEELTPKKLFLTHISHHLGLHDVEDKLLPAGIHLAYDGLEINF
- a CDS encoding ABC transporter substrate-binding protein, whose product is MKIVSLVPSITEALFDLGLTENEIVGRTKFCIHPQDKIKNVAVIGGTKNINIDKIKALQPDLILANKEENNKEQVEALMDDFKVIVTHVETIEDNYYLLKTLGILLGKEDRAQFFNLKIYDILNQAKLETPVKAAYLIWKNPYMTIGNDTFIHRILSEIGFENIFKNQTRYPEIQTEDLADAEVVMLSSEPFPFREKHIEELREFYPDKKMIIVDGEAFSWYGTHIAKCENYFKELLAEIHLMKL
- a CDS encoding DEAD/DEAH box helicase; amino-acid sequence: MSFKNLNLINPIIRAVTEAGYSKPTEIQYTAIPHILAGKDIIGCAQTGTGKTAAFAMPILQLLKKHTPDHNEIRTLILTPTRELAIQIEESFKVYSKYLPLSQLSIFGGVSAGSQLAALRKRVDILVATPGRLLDLVAERHIDLSKIEIFVLDEADRMLDLGFINDVKNVLKRIPQKRQTLFFSATMPAVIRKFADTILNNPEEITITPVSSTAQTIQQSVYFVEKRDKVDLLISVLQDESILRSLVFTRTKHGANELARQLESTGIDAAAIHGNKSQAARQKALDDFKNNKIRVLVATDLAARGIDIDELPHVVNYELPNIPETYVHRIGRTGRAGAQGTAISFCDDDELSDLKNIQKLIGRMIPVVKPIKHS